A region from the Panicum hallii strain FIL2 chromosome 1, PHallii_v3.1, whole genome shotgun sequence genome encodes:
- the LOC112893589 gene encoding V-type proton ATPase subunit F-like — MAGRANIPTNSSALIAIIADEDTVTGFLLAGVGNVDLRKKTNYLIVDNKTTVKQIEDAFKEFTAREDIAIVLISQYVANMIRFLVDGYNKPVPAILEIPSKDHPYDPAHDSVLSRVKYLFSAESVASDRR, encoded by the exons ATGGCGGGGAGGGCCAACATCCCGACCAACAGCTCTGCGCTAATCGCCATCATCGCCGATGAG GACACGGTGACTGGCTTTTTGTTGGCTGGAGTTGGCAATGTAGATCTCAGGAAGAAAACAAATTATCTTATTGTTGATAACA AAACAACAGTCAAACAAATTGAAGATGCATTTAAGGAGTTCACCGCAAGAGAGGACATTGCAATTGTGCTCATCAGCCAATAT GTTGCAAACATGATAAGGTTCTTGGTAGATGGCTACAACAAGCCTGTTCCTGCTATACTGGAGATCCCATCAAAGGATCATCCATATGATCCAGCACACGACTCAGTTCTTTCTCGCGTGAAGTATCTATTTTCTGCCGAATCAGTGGCGTCAGATCGCCGATAA